The DNA segment TACAAGTTggactttatttattattgagtCAGACTGAGTTGTGAGTCAAgttattaacaataataaatactGATAAATTTGGTATTGCATAAATATTATGATAGAAAGatatatctaaaatttatataagaATTTTTGTGAGAAAGATATATTATTGCATaggaatttcaaaggataataATATTAGAGCATTTTCAATACtagtttcaattttaattttattttagacatTTGTAGGATTATTTGTCATAAATagtgatttgaatttgaaaatgaaactTGTCCGTCcaattcttagttttaattcaattaaaattttatattttttattattttattaacataattatACAAGTGAcaaaatttattagtttttcaTTAAGGTGATATCGTATCACAAAGGTGATACTAGTTTCATTTCATCATTTAACCGTATCTCTGTTGATGGATTTTCAGTTAGTGGATGTCTCAACGACTTTGAGCAGTTGATGGAAGGGAAAAAAAGCCTACGTGGGTGTGGTTTGAAGAGTTATTTGGTGAACTTCCACCTAATGATTGTATTGATAATTTCACTGTGTCGTATGCCTGGTTTCGTCGCCTATAGCCTCAGCAAGTGGATTCCTATCTCTGACCTCCATGAATTTCGGTGCACCATCCAATACAGGTGCTGCTCGCATTGCAGCTGTAAGCTCCCTGAAGATACGCACATCACTCAAGTCGTCTACATTATTTGCCTAAACGGGCAGATCTGCTACAAATGATGGAGATGAAATATGGGCAGTAACCTCATGACTAGTTGGAATGGCACTAGAACCCCCTTCTATCACGCCAGTTGGTGGGTTCGGAGCAAATCCACCTGAGCTACCCTCTACATCAACTCATTTGTGCAGGTTTTGCAGGTACAGACTCTGACGGACAATATCCTTAGCTAtaaattcacaaatgaaatctggAAAGGACTTGTTCTCCCCCGAATAGAGTTGTTTACTTGGTTTGTGCTTGTAGGCCGAGTGAATACAAAGGATCACCTGAGCAGATTGGGCATCATTGAACGAAGGGATAATGTCTACGTTATGTGTAGCAAGGAAATTGAATTTGTACAACATTTATTTGTTACGTGTGAGTATACTTGGCAGGTGTGGTGCGCATGGATTAGTCATGTGGGTCGTGTTTGGAGCATCCGAGGTTCCATAAAAGAACACTTTGAGAGTTGGAGGATGATACCTTTACGAAAAGACATGCGAAAAACATGGTTAGTGAAATTCTTCTCAATTATATGGAATATCTGGTTGTGTAGAAATGAACTTATTTTCCAGAATAAGACAATAGATGTGGTAGATTGTGTGGCCAGGTCGTTTTATTGCTCTAGAGATTAGTACAAAAGTTAACTCATGTTGTTGATGGCTATGTCGGAGATGACATAGGAGTTGCTAATTTTCATGTAATATCTCTTTGCATGCTCCACTGCGTGTGTTGAACTTGAttcttctttcaaaaaaaaagctCCATAGCCCTCAAATCTGAAAATCTTGATTGACTTTGAAATATAACTCACTTGTCATCATCGCCTAGCATCTCATACTTTCCAAACTTAACATAACCTTGCCTGAGTGAGACAGAAATTCGAAAAAGTAATTGCTTTATATGTTTTTTCGCCGCACTTTCCTAATTTCTGTAATATACTATTTTGTAAATCCAATAAACTCGTTGAAGAATTTACAACCACTCCAATTTGCTTTTTACTAGAGAACGTTAAACCCTTgtgttttcattaatttttttcgatgATGAATTAACAAAAACACACTCTGAATCATCCCCTTCAAAACTATCAATTCATCTATGGCTTGTTATACATCATACTCGTTTATTTATAGGCTCTTTTGTCTTCATAAATCGTCCCAAAATTTTAAGCTTTATGTTTTTGCACGCAAATCGTGCTAGAGTATTGTGGGGTAAGATTTGCACGTTAATCGTTCTAGGGTTGTTATTTTTTGCACGTAAATATTGCTATCCCTAGTGATTTAGGTCAAAAAAGAGTAACTCATACTACCTTGGAATAAGTTATATACAAGTTGAAAAGCTCAATGTCCTGAGACAATTTACATGCATTTCTTGAAAGAGTTCCTTGCATAAATCATCCTAAGATGTGTGGCGTTTAATATATTGTCTAATACACAAAACCTTGAGatgatttatatattaataggtTTAAGAGATTCACATTTTGAAATTTCATTTAGGACAAAATCCACCTTCAGAAAGCCATGGTTGCTTTTCTCCAGATGTCTTCCAGACATAAAGGCAACGCCAGAGGGATGGATGGATTCATTCATAAGTTCATTTATGTATTTTCCTTAGTAGCAATGTTTGGCTGTGAAATGTTATCAGTTGTTGACTCAGAATATGCAAAGTGTAATCCTGTATGATATACTAAGTAAATAGGTCTTGCTAGTTTTTTAGTTACTAGATCTAAGCTTTTCCATTCGAACAAAGGCCTCCCTCTAAAGTGCACTCAGATTAAGCATCATTAAATCAATAAATTCTATTACGTGAGAAATTCAATGGTACTTAACTAGTGACCTTTGCACCTTATCAACGGAAAAGGACGCCTTATATTATCTTGCTAATTATGGTTAAAAAATACGCCTAATTTCCCTTATATACACATACTATATTACGATGCTACCAATACCAAAGTTGTAAGAAGAAAAAACTTGTTCACCATTCCTTACTGAATTTACATGGTAAGGGGTTAAAAAATCCAACTCCAGGAGGAATGCAAATCAGCTACCCCAAATAAACTGGAAAATGTTCCTGCTAGCAGCCGCAGGGATTGCATTGTTACTCCGTGCTCGAAGCATGTCCTCTTGGGCACAAGAATTACCGTCCTAACCACAACaatgaatttcaaaaaaaaaatggggACGGTGTAGTTTGatgataaagaataaaaaacgaAAGAAAAAGTAGCCATATTATTAAGACTATAGGAGAGAATATAATTTGTAACACACTAATCAGATGAGTTGTTTCTAGAGAGGAAGTAAATGACTCACGAGTAGTGAGTAGCCATGAGCAAGAGATAAAAGTGTGGGGTACAAATCTAAAACCGCCATGGCAACCTCCTCTGTAACCTGTGGAACCTGCATTTATAATTTTCCAGATGTCAAAATAAAGAGCATCTATTAAGTACATTGGATGAAATGGGTAGGACCAATAACTACTCATCCAACTTAAAAAGAAATTGCATTTCTTTGTGAGAAACAAGCATGAGAAAATGTATTGCTCAGATAAATTACGGCTGTCAATCAGCACCTGAACATCTAGGaatttctaattatatttttttgaagtaAATTATGTTAAACTAGAGGATCGCAAAACTGAACCAAATTGAAGAGCTTGTGGTTTCTTATAATTGCTTGTAAACCAAGAGAGCATGGTGCATCCGTGTGTTTGACACACGTTACTGTCTAAAATAGACACACAAATGATGCACATCATACATTATCCACATTTGAccaaatactttttcttttttagttcaAAAGCACTTCAGCTTGGACAGTACAAATACAGTTTAAAAAAAGtgtcaaaattatattttacaaatttgTCAAATGAACTTTAGCAACAATATCAACTATTGACACaatgaattatatataaaatactaaGATTTTAGGCAGAGCCTCAAAAGTAATAAATATTggaaatttaaaatgaaaatatataacatatatgTCATTTCTATCTCGTCATTGTAAAAATTTGGTATATCTCTCCAAAATGTGTCTTTATGCCATTTTGCTTTCATCATGTACACAGAATTGGAGGAGTATTGGGAGGTGTTAAACCAATGTGCAAACTGGTAAACTTATTACCTGTAAAGCACAAGACACTTTGTTAAGTTGCTATGTTTGCGTGTCAAACACATTTCGGAGACGACGCTCCTTTGACATGTGTGTCTTCTGTGCGTAactgtcttaataaaaaataaaaaatacttctCCAAAAACCTCTAAACACATCTAAATACTATCACTTGTCCGCGTGTCTAATACTATTCTTAATCTATATTCTTGAAATGAGTTTAGatatcatatatattattatttatcaattacATAATTGAAAGAgattaaaaacattttaaaaaaattaatttgtgctTTAATATTAATAGAATATCAAGATATTGttatgatttatttaaaaaatactttatattttatatatatcgtGTCACCGTGTctccaaaaattcaaattcgTGTTTGTGTATCCTGTGTTGTGTCAGCGATCATGCTTCATAGCTTGTTACACGAACACGAGTGAAGAAATAGCTAAACCAGACAATTTTATGCAGATCCCAATTTTATACCTATGCAATACTTTACAGATAACACTTTTCGGTGGTTCTGTTGTTAATGTATAGAGGAACTCTAATCCTCTGTCTTGTGTTATTCATCTATTCATCTATTTATCAAGACATCAATAAAAAGCATTTTCCCACTAGGTGAGTTATGCATATATACCTACGggaaagaaatatatataaccAAGGCTGTCAAAGACTTCCTATATACCACTCTTAGATACCGCTCCCGTTCCCCTTCTTCCTAATACCTCATGCGAACTCATATGTTTTCCTGGCTTCCCACCTCCATGGTAGAAGGCCAAGGTTCCAAATCCCTCTTCTTCCCCTACTCATATCTTCCTCAGTCTCATGGTTCACTAGAGCAacatttcataaattaaaaggATACTCAAAAGATCACAGATACAACAGTTAGACAAAATAAACAGCCattagaaaacaaaacaaaattaatttttgagatGGTTAATACCTGCATAAGTTGGATGGCAAATACATCACTAACTGTCATTTTTCCAGAGTCTTGACACTGTTTAATAAATTCATCGAAAGGAGGACATGGTGCAAAACCTACAACATGGCCTTCAAAAACTCTTGACTTGTAACATTGAGAAATTGCTTGGGTAAGATAAGCATACTTCCTGAGAGTATCACCTAAACCACTCGTCCTCTGCACATCAAATCCCTCCAGAATCTCTGTTGTAAAACAGCTGCAAATGGCAGATTGAAAAGGTCTGAAATGGTGAATAATTTTCGCACAAACAGAAATTTTACATGCTTGCAACTTTTCTCGAGTTTGAAGCACCCTTGATTATCAACAGCAAGACAAAGTAACCTCAGCTAAAGCAAACGTTAGCATCCCATAACTAACTGGTAACAAGACCTCATTTCAACCAGCTCGTTAACAATCAATAAGATTACCATCCAATCCGttacaaataataaaatgcTGTGCAATCAAAATCTTGTCAAGAACTAATACTTTCAATTATCATAGACAAGAAAAAAGCAGACAGAGGTAGACAAAACTGACAGTTAATAAGCCATAACACTGCAGGAAATGATGAGAGAAGTAGATAAATAACACTGAACTTGGTTTCTAGCCCCTGCATTACCAAACACATTAATTTAACATAGAAACCATACTTACGCAGTTTTTATGCATTCAGCAGCTTCGGAAGAATTTGGGTCACCTTCCACTAAATATATCAGCTTCTTCAATCCACACCTCTATCAATGTGCAATTGGAATGAAACATTATGTGGGGATTGGCAAGCTATGTTAgtataaatatcaaaatatatcaaaaactATTAGTGACAGCAACAGCGACAGCAACAGCGACAGCAACAGCGACAGCAACAGACACATTATTCAGTGACTATACAATTATACATGTATAAACAATTCTGACCATGAAAGAAGGAATAATTACCAGAAGCCTTAGTTTTTGATCCTTGTAGCGGTTATCCCTGATTGAACTGCGCAAATCATCAATGTTTTTCCTCTCAACAATAAAATCCAATACATATTCAGTCTTAAGAATTTTATGACGTGCTATCCAGATCCCATCTCCAACAGGCAATCGTCGTACCTGGATGAACCAATTTGaacatgatatttttttttcaatcttcTAAATAGAGTGAATTCAATATGTAAATGTATGGGTCATTCAAGTCCAACAAGAAAACACAAATAACACCTAATTTGTTTGAAATGACataattagttgaaaaaacTAGACTTGAGTTCCCAATTTCcattaataaaaaacaaaataatggtAATGGCCTGATGGGATCATGGTAGCATACCACAGGTACATGATATGATGAATTAGAAGcaacaaaattatttaacttCTAATCTGATCATGGTTGTATATATATCCTTGACGAACGCTAATACAGATTTAACTTTACAGGACTATCAAGATTGACATAGTTCATCACTAACTATAGTACTTAATAGAATAAACACTAATTGTAAGCTTCAACAGCAAAGGCCTCTCTCATTGCTTTATCCCTAATATGTGTATTACATGCACCTTACTACCTTAGATTCTGAAATGAAGTCTCATCATTTTAGATCCCTTTGGATAAAACTTATGGTATCATTGGAGAATCATGGATTTGGGCTATggatttgtttcaatttttgcttaaaaagtTCAAAGGTCTTGGATTGTGGAAAGAAGCAAAAGAACCTATGGAAACTAGGATTTTCAACTCCTTTCCAACTATTGATTTTAGGGCAAATCACACCAACCTTCCATGACGTTTATCTTAACTACACTCCACCCGTCTGTAGAACAAAAATGCCCCTCTCTTTTTCTCCCAACCGTACCAAACCAACCCTCTTCTCTCCCCACCACCCTACAATCTCCTTTACAACTAGTGCAACACAAAAATACTTCATGATGAAGCTTCTATAGTGGCAAGACTCTGGTATCTTATGCACCAGCACCACAGCACAATAAAATGACACAATTAAAATtgcaaacttaaaaattaaaacaatacaCCAATTTTTTCCTCAGAAGCAATATGAACTACAGGTAAAGACATCAAACTCACCTCTATTTGGATTTTGAATTGGATCCGAATTTCCTCAATAATTTTCCTAGATCGAGATCTAAAAAGTACAATGTTATTTATTTGAAGTCATTAGCAACAAGAAAGTACAAGATTGCCACAAATATGATAATTATAGTTACGTGACAATGTCTAAAGAGAATACTAAATCAGGTATATAATATAGTATCCTGATTGGAAAGGGTAACTTTACATATGTTACTAACCCTTGAGTGGCAAATTGCTCCCGATCATCCAATATTAAAATCACTTGATATACCTCCTCAAATTTCTCACCAAAGCTCAAGGGTGGAACACTTAAACTGGTCATCTTTGATGACAGCTCATCCTTCCTTGGCATTTGCACAGAATCAACCTAATGTTTTCATCAAAACAAATACCAATTCTTAGACACATTTTGAAGACAGCAAAAATCATAGCAAACTACAATATCTAGAATAACTATTAAGCAATATCCCACAAAGTGGGTTCAGCTACAGACCCAAATAATGTCAGAGTCATCTTTTTTGTTTGCCacccaaaaaaattaacatcTGATTATCTAAATCTCTTTAGTAATTTCACCTATGCCCATCACTTTAGCTGTATACATCAACATAATAAACTGCACATGCCATACACATTAGCTATATAGCCATAGgtataaaacaataaaattatcaGTGTAAAGCATACCTTCTTTTCATTGAGAatcttatcattttttatttctttttattttatttacagcattcaaaattcaaaatccgaTAACAAGGAGATCACATGATCATAGCTTAGAAAAGACCATTTACATCGATCAGGGCTAGGAGTTCATGAGGTTAACACAAGGCTGTTAGGTCTGCCTTTCACAACGATGAGCATGTCAAATGTCATTCAAAGCataaaactagaaaatgaaagtataaaaatgttataaatttttaactGAGTGAGTGAGAAAAGATTCAACATTGGCAAGACTGAGAAACTTGAAGAACAGTTTAAGACTGGTAGTACGATGTACAAAAGCCAATAGGTGTTTGCAGCTGCATACTGATGTTCCTAGACTTTGTAAGCCTCTgggaatttttatttaataaaaatatcgaAAACCTCAAATTCCATAAACAAGGAAAGCCTTCTCCCATGTTATCAAGTTCTGCAAACAGCACATATAGGtttatttattactttactTTATCAATTTTAACAACTATATTGGATGTAATGGAGGAGTCAAGGAGAATGTTAAATCCTACTATCctagaataaaattatatttgaccCACCTTATTGCTATATCAGCAATTTCGTAGCACCTCTTTTAAACAGATGAGTGATGACTAAATGTACCCAAAAATAAAGTGTAATGCTGTTTTAAGTTAAAGGAATATTACATGATGCTTAGATAATATATTGTACCACTCATGCAATCGAAACAATGTCTGTACTTATGATCATCCCCCTTTCCATAAGTGATATTCTTGGCATAGTATCGCAATCTCATTAAGGATTTATGCTCATtaaaaattatgcagaatgTCAAAAGAATTAAACGATAAAAAATTTGGCAAATGGAACAAACCGTACAGCTGATGGGCAAGCTCTCAAGGGGAAAGATGGAATATCAGAAGAGAAATTTGGCACATGGTCATTGCAGGCtgaacttgcagttctgctcTTGTTTCCAATGAGGTCTTTGGAACCTGACCATCAATGACAGCATGCTGAGATATGGATTTCATCAGTGATTTGTGCCATTACTAAATGCCAGGGACAAAGAAATACCAGATAGAACAGTATTAGCACTAGTATCATGGCAATCATTTATAGCTGTCAAAGACTTTGGATGTGAACCATAGATTTGCTCCTCTCGTAGATGACACAAAACAGCCGGCCACAAAGATGAGACATCTTCATTTGGATGGCTTCTGGAAACTTCAGCAAAAGAACTAACAATTTGTTCCTTTGAGAAACCCATGCGTGTGAACTATAAAAGAAGATTCCATAAATAATCGGGGAAATACTACATGTCAAATTATCAGGTGAAAGAGGAACAAACTGCAAGTGAGTGAGTGACACATAGCAAATGAATTAAATCATGCAATCTTTGTGCTTGAACTTCATGGAAAATATGGAATTAGATGCGGGACGTATCTGAGGGGagtaagaagaaaatatggaattaGATCTTCAAAAGTGAAGAGAGTTGTAAAGATATAAAGAGAACAGATAACTATTGAATAAGTAACTTCCATTAGAAGTGTGTTTAACCAAATGACCCAATGGTGGCTGTTCTGTGACTTTTACAACCCTCTTTACTTTAGGAATTTagatcttctaaattttgaattttcacttgagaaggtaaagtgtgatctctcccCCTTAGATAGTTTTTCTCTGATATTTTCTTTTGACCCCACCTATAAATGGTGAGAGATTACACTTTACATtctaaagtgaaatttaaaatttagagaatccaaatccttactttagaggatccaaaaaTTATAATGTCATTTTGGCTTACGTCTCGCAATGAAAAAGCTAGTTGTAGGCTTGTAGCTACAACCAAATGATCCAATTGCAGTTTTGATAAATTCATACAAGACGACATGAACAACAAATCATTTTGTGTAACACAAAAATCAGATGCAAGCATCATTTCAACACTTTTCAAACGAacaaatatatgaataaaaagCAACAACAGAAgcaaaaagaattcaaaatagGAGGAAAAATACCTTCaaaagagattcaagaggaacaTCCATTGGCTTCTTTTGTTGTGTCAATGGTGACATAACTTCTGATTCCAAATCATCACCATTGACTTCCCTATCTGACATATTAGATGGAGTATCAACAGAAACAGACTTTCCTTGACATTCTGCCATTCCAGACCTTGAAAGACAATCACATGCTGCTGCCTTACCTTCTTCAGTTAGCATGTATCTGAAAACAAAACATAATCATCTTCACAAAGATGCAGAATTTGAAGACCACCACCATAGTCAAGTAAAATGACTAAAAAGGAAACATTTTGAAATTTGCTGGTCTTGaagaaaaaaggataaaattaaattaaaaataaaactttgtCTCTCTTAAACTATAAACTATATGGTATATGTATCTTAGCTCTGATAGGCAATGCATGCTTAAACAAATTACAGCCACATTGTTCAAAGGGTAATGTATTACCAAAATAAATGCCTAAAAATATTTCTAAGCATAACATATGCCACGGTCAATTGTTTAAGAAATAGAAGTAGATGAAGGGACAAACATGCTCAGCGCCACAAAATCTAACTTTATCAAGCAGTTAACTACACATTCAAAATAATGAGGCTACCTTAACCAGTTGATTTCAATATGTTAAATATGACATAAAATATTTAGGAAAAAGGTTTACGTCCAAAACTAATATCTCCTAGTCAAAGACAAGATGCACAATAGAAAAAACATACTTTGCTGGACAACTTGATTTTACAACTAATCCCTTATCTATCAAAGTCTTCATACAGTTCCATCCACTATACCAATCGCGAGGAGAACTTCCAAATCGTCCAGGTTTTCCCTTCCCTTTTTCTGGCCTGAACATTCAATATGTCAGTCAAAAGTTACATAGATTTTAGTACACTAAGACATTAGTCTAATTGGACAGAGAAGAATCTATATTGAACATACGCAATTGGCACTCGAGATAGACCACTAGCTTCAGCAGCATCAATAAGTTCTTGTTTTCGCATAAATTCTTCTCCACTTACAGTCCTCctattaaaacaagaataaaacttCAAAATAAGACAAATTATACCATGATGTTAAATGTGGTTAAGGTTTCAAAAATGCATCAGTAATTGAAGCACATGTACCTGTAAAGGGTTATCAACAGAGCATATGCCACAGAGTTCCTCTGAGGCACATAGCGCTTCATTcctctatttttctttcctataaagttgaataaaaaaggaaaagatgaagaatagaACAATGGACCGAAATATGTAGAGCCTACTCAAGGTGACAGAAAATAAGAAAACTGCATAGCACCACCTATCCACACGCACCCTTTCTCTTCAAGTCTTCTGATTCAGAACCTCCTGCACCAGTCCCAAAAAATCCCTGCATGAGCTTCAAGATCATTTTCCCCACACCCCTGTTACACAATCACAAAAGCACAAGGAACATGAGATTTGTACATTATAAAAGGCAACATTATATCAATCTACAAACACATCAATGAGAGAAAGAGACAGACGAATAAACTAAGCACTTTTAACACAGACCAAACCCCGCTAGAAATATAATCATCCatgttgctttttttttctatcagaTTAAACTTTTCGGAGaggtggaaaagaaaaataaagcgCGGCATAGAGAAGGATTGGGATTTTAAAATACGTACTTGACCTGAGAGAAATCTTTGATGGTTCGAATTGGGATTTTAGAGTTACATACGTTAAAGTGAGCCTTAGAGAGGGTCATCTCTATGTTATCTGAAATCCCTTTCGGCTGATCCGCCATTTCCTTCCACTTGTTCGCCATGTATGACGCCAGTTCTTCGTTCTCCGCGCAGCGAACCCCGGTCGGGTTTTTCATTCTTGTTAAGTTCTTAAAATGCGGCTAGGTTGGAACGGGTTTGCACAGAGGAGAACAGTGCACAAAAGCAGCAAGGAGAGAGGCACAGAAGACTGGAACAGAGAGCTCTCCGCCACTGCCGCTCAAGTTGTCGCCGTGAGAGGGCTACCAAGTTAGAGAGGNtaaataataatttaaaactaaatatataatttgttactCTAGTATTTGatctcaatttaatttaaatttaatattatttttaattatttaattaatataattatataagtgacaaaaatttattaattttttatcaaaataatattgtctttttaaagtgaaattaatttcatttcatttattAATTCTAAT comes from the Arachis duranensis cultivar V14167 chromosome 7, aradu.V14167.gnm2.J7QH, whole genome shotgun sequence genome and includes:
- the LOC107459126 gene encoding crossover junction endonuclease MUS81 isoform X1; translated protein: MKNPTGVRCAENEELASYMANKWKEMADQPKGISDNIEMTLSKAHFNVCNSKIPIRTIKDFSQVKGVGKMILKLMQGFFGTGAGGSESEDLKRKGKKNRGMKRYVPQRNSVAYALLITLYRRTVSGEEFMRKQELIDAAEASGLSRVPIAPEKGKGKPGRFGSSPRDWYSGWNCMKTLIDKGLVVKSSCPAKYMLTEEGKAAACDCLSRSGMAECQGKSVSVDTPSNMSDREVNGDDLESEVMSPLTQQKKPMDVPLESLLKFTRMGFSKEQIVSSFAEVSRSHPNEDVSSLWPAVLCHLREEQIYGSHPKSLTAINDCHDTSANTVLSGSKDLIGNKSRTASSACNDHVPNFSSDIPSFPLRACPSAVDSVQMPRKDELSSKMTSLSVPPLSFGEKFEEVYQVILILDDREQFATQGSRSRKIIEEIRIQFKIQIEVRRLPVGDGIWIARHKILKTEYVLDFIVERKNIDDLRSSIRDNRYKDQKLRLLRCGLKKLIYLVEGDPNSSEAAECIKTACFTTEILEGFDVQRTSGLGDTLRKYAYLTQAISQCYKSRVFEGHVVGFAPCPPFDEFIKQCQDSGKMTVSDVFAIQLMQVPQVTEEVAMAVLDLYPTLLSLAHGYSLLDGNSCAQEDMLRARSNNAIPAAASRNIFQFIWGS
- the LOC107459126 gene encoding crossover junction endonuclease MUS81 isoform X2, with the protein product MILKLMQGFFGTGAGGSESEDLKRKGKKNRGMKRYVPQRNSVAYALLITLYRRTVSGEEFMRKQELIDAAEASGLSRVPIAPEKGKGKPGRFGSSPRDWYSGWNCMKTLIDKGLVVKSSCPAKYMLTEEGKAAACDCLSRSGMAECQGKSVSVDTPSNMSDREVNGDDLESEVMSPLTQQKKPMDVPLESLLKFTRMGFSKEQIVSSFAEVSRSHPNEDVSSLWPAVLCHLREEQIYGSHPKSLTAINDCHDTSANTVLSGSKDLIGNKSRTASSACNDHVPNFSSDIPSFPLRACPSAVDSVQMPRKDELSSKMTSLSVPPLSFGEKFEEVYQVILILDDREQFATQGSRSRKIIEEIRIQFKIQIEVRRLPVGDGIWIARHKILKTEYVLDFIVERKNIDDLRSSIRDNRYKDQKLRLLRCGLKKLIYLVEGDPNSSEAAECIKTACFTTEILEGFDVQRTSGLGDTLRKYAYLTQAISQCYKSRVFEGHVVGFAPCPPFDEFIKQCQDSGKMTVSDVFAIQLMQVPQVTEEVAMAVLDLYPTLLSLAHGYSLLDGNSCAQEDMLRARSNNAIPAAASRNIFQFIWGS
- the LOC107459126 gene encoding crossover junction endonuclease MUS81 isoform X3, which encodes MKRYVPQRNSVAYALLITLYRRTVSGEEFMRKQELIDAAEASGLSRVPIAPEKGKGKPGRFGSSPRDWYSGWNCMKTLIDKGLVVKSSCPAKYMLTEEGKAAACDCLSRSGMAECQGKSVSVDTPSNMSDREVNGDDLESEVMSPLTQQKKPMDVPLESLLKFTRMGFSKEQIVSSFAEVSRSHPNEDVSSLWPAVLCHLREEQIYGSHPKSLTAINDCHDTSANTVLSGSKDLIGNKSRTASSACNDHVPNFSSDIPSFPLRACPSAVDSVQMPRKDELSSKMTSLSVPPLSFGEKFEEVYQVILILDDREQFATQGSRSRKIIEEIRIQFKIQIEVRRLPVGDGIWIARHKILKTEYVLDFIVERKNIDDLRSSIRDNRYKDQKLRLLRCGLKKLIYLVEGDPNSSEAAECIKTACFTTEILEGFDVQRTSGLGDTLRKYAYLTQAISQCYKSRVFEGHVVGFAPCPPFDEFIKQCQDSGKMTVSDVFAIQLMQVPQVTEEVAMAVLDLYPTLLSLAHGYSLLDGNSCAQEDMLRARSNNAIPAAASRNIFQFIWGS